A window of the Brassica napus cultivar Da-Ae chromosome C5, Da-Ae, whole genome shotgun sequence genome harbors these coding sequences:
- the LOC106351777 gene encoding uncharacterized protein LOC106351777 isoform X1, with product MSFGCSFAQGSLYTIVNEELFMSLRFQRISTYCTRLNLRTLIFPLLAGMVLSSLHPLKSGAESSVCAIGEAKEAMRVEFQNRLARIVDSLDSSAGIHVRDLALAGIEGGTDEVGEAPLSPRAEEPTLPIRRAELVDAEGDFDLILAGLKSECILPSCSNEPEDGGGSAAPIPEGATGEGEAPRAEDD from the exons ATGAGCTTTGGCTGTTCCTTCGCACAAGGTTCACTGTACACGATAGTCAACGAGGAGTTGTTCATGAGTTTGAGGTTCCAGAG GATCAGTACATATTGCACTCGGCTGAATCTCAGAACATTAATCTTCCCTTTGCTTGCAGGCATGgtactctcttctcttcaccCCCTCAAGAGTGGGGCAGAATCGTCGGTTTGCGCGATCGGAGAGGCCAAGGAAGCCATGCGCGTTGAGTTTCAGAACCGTTTGGCGAGGATCGTCGATTCCCTTGACTCCTCGGCGGGCATCCATGTTAGGGATTTGGCCTTGGCAGGCATCGAGGGAGGGACAGACGAGGTTGGTGAAGCGCCTCTGTCTCCGCGAGCCGAAGAGCCTACGCTTCCCATCCGTAGGGCGGAGTTGGTGGATGCGGAAGGAGACTTTGACCTGATCCTTGCGGGCCTGAAGTCTGAGTGTATCCTTCCGTCCTGTTCGAATGAGCCCGAGGATGGTGGAGGAAGCGCGGCTCCGATTCCAGAAGGGGCGACTGGCGAGGGTGAGGCTCCGCGTGCGGAGGACGATTGA
- the LOC106351777 gene encoding uncharacterized protein LOC106351777 isoform X2 has protein sequence MLFFAESRLESMVLSSLHPLKSGAESSVCAIGEAKEAMRVEFQNRLARIVDSLDSSAGIHVRDLALAGIEGGTDEVGEAPLSPRAEEPTLPIRRAELVDAEGDFDLILAGLKSECILPSCSNEPEDGGGSAAPIPEGATGEGEAPRAEDD, from the exons ATGCTGTTCTTTGCTGAATCGCGATTAGAGA GCATGgtactctcttctcttcaccCCCTCAAGAGTGGGGCAGAATCGTCGGTTTGCGCGATCGGAGAGGCCAAGGAAGCCATGCGCGTTGAGTTTCAGAACCGTTTGGCGAGGATCGTCGATTCCCTTGACTCCTCGGCGGGCATCCATGTTAGGGATTTGGCCTTGGCAGGCATCGAGGGAGGGACAGACGAGGTTGGTGAAGCGCCTCTGTCTCCGCGAGCCGAAGAGCCTACGCTTCCCATCCGTAGGGCGGAGTTGGTGGATGCGGAAGGAGACTTTGACCTGATCCTTGCGGGCCTGAAGTCTGAGTGTATCCTTCCGTCCTGTTCGAATGAGCCCGAGGATGGTGGAGGAAGCGCGGCTCCGATTCCAGAAGGGGCGACTGGCGAGGGTGAGGCTCCGCGTGCGGAGGACGATTGA
- the LOC106350321 gene encoding glutathione S-transferase T3-like gives MDSQRQSSRFLDLLNSQVPNNENPSQLLSFSPSPANENPSQLLSFSPSPAVGGSSSRAQTGEERKQRYKWSTTEDLVLISSWLNTSKDPVVGNEQRAGTFWKRITSYYNASPKVVGFAKREPSHCKQRWGKINEGVCKFVGSYDAASKQKSSGQNEDDVLKAAHEIFFNDYTVKFTLEHAWRELRNDQKWCGTYGSSQQSSGAKRKRVGEQQSFQSSASMPSVNGEDSSTAARPIGVKAAKANKGKRSVGEEEKILQGFQ, from the coding sequence ATGGATTCTCAAAGGCAATCTTCTAGGTTTTTAGACTTACTAAACAGTCAAGTACCTAACAATGAAAACCCATCTCAGTTACTGAGTTTTTCACCTAGTCCAGCCAATGAAAACCCATCTCAGTTACTGAGTTTTTCACCTAGTCCAGCCGTTGGAGGATCTTCTTCACGTGCACAAACTGGTGAGGAGCGTAAGCAAAGGTATAAGTGGTCAACAACTGAAGACCTGGTCCTCATCAGTTCATGGCTGAACACCTCCAAGGATCCAGTAGTTGGGAATGAGCAAAGGGCAGGAACGTTTTGGAAGAGGATTACCTCTTATTATAATGCAAGTCCGAAGGTGGTTGGTTTCGCTAAGAGAGAGCCAAGCCACTGTAAGCAAAGGTGGGGAAAGATAAATGAAGGTGTCTGCAAGTTTGTGGGGTCATATGACGCTGCATCCAAACAGAAGAGCAGTGGCCAAAATGAAGATGATGTTTTGAAGGCTGCACATGAAATTTTTTTCAACGATTACACGGTTAAGTTCACATTGGAGCATGCCTGGCGGGAGCTTAggaatgatcagaaatggtgTGGGACTTATGGAAGTAGTCAACAAAGCTCTGGTGCAAAAAGAAAGAGGGTGGGGGAACAACAATCTTTTCAGTCATCAGCATCTATGCCGAGTGTCAATGGAGAGGATTCTTCAACAGCAGCTAGGCCTATTGGCGTTAAGGCAGCAAAAGCCAACAAGGGTAAAAGgtcagtgggagaagaagagaagattcTGCAAGGGTTTCAGTAA